TGACATGTTGGAATTCGAGTTCGATTTTGGCATTTAAAAGTGGTGCATTTCACATAAAACGCAAGTGAAAAGTACATTTCACAGTTCAGCTAAAGCGCCATTTTGAAGGGagtggctgaaaaaaaaaaaaaaatcaaaaaaggaCAACAAAAAACCCATCGGTTCTGTGCACTGCCCcattaaacaacacaaaactgCAATCAAATCAATGCAAACTGGCAGCTTGTTCAGTAACCGCAGCCCAGAAATCTCTCCAGTttcaaaaaaatacaaattaaacaaaacaattgtACATTCAAGCTTCATACAGCCGCATATCAGCAGACAACAGCAAGTAAACAACTGCAGATTTCTCTATTTTGGTCTCAAATCCCCTCCATAGTGCACAAAATAATAAGGATACAAAATtagaattatttcatttttaaatactgtagcagcttgtttcattttaaatagtGAGCCTCTCGGTGGACACGTATGGGGCTGTGAGGGAAGGAGGTGATTGTCCtacgtgtgtgtgtttcattggTGATGCATAGGgggccgtgtgtgtgtgtgtgtgtgtgtgatgatttTTGAGATGAAGAAATGCCTCTCTGGGCATCTGAACCCAGTTGGGTTCAGTTTATGTCCTCAACCAGAGAAGCTTTCAATCAAACGCCCTTCCGTCACAAACCGTGCTCatttttttttggacttcatCCATCGTCTTCCTCATGTCGATCAGTCTCAGAGCTGATCTGGACTCAAAATCGCCCTCCTCTTGCGTTTGGGGGGGGAAGGAGGCAGAGAGCAGCTCTTCCTCTAAATGACGGGCATCTGTTTGGACACCCACGCGTGGGGCCTTAGCGGCCCACTGGGCGAGCTGTGATTGGCTGTCTCAGCTGGACGCGGTGGCGATGGGTTTCTTGAGCTGCTGTGAGCGCAGCTCTCGCGTGCGGGACTCCAGCAGCTGGTCGTAGCAGGTGTTGCACACCAGCACCGGGTCGTACAGCTGCTGGTCTGGGATGGGCAGCTTCAGGTGGCAGCAGTCTTTACAAAACACGTTACCACAGTTCCTGTCGGAACATCACATATTCAATCAGTCACATGTTCTATCCAACAGCCGAGCAATTAAACTATTCACATACAATAAACCAACCTATCAATCACACGTGATATAAATAGTGTTGTTCTTGTTAACTGAAACGAttaaaaaatgctttgagatgaaatataaatattagatgaaaaacagatgagcaacatttctaatttttttacttttaagttgaagtactaaaatgactaacactgaaaataaatatttaacaaaaaactaataaaaatgacaaaagcaagtAACAAAATTACACAACCTAAACTaaagttgaaaatataaaaataaaagctagttcaaaatattaataataaaataatagtatataaaactaaaaataacactgGCTATAAATCGAATATTCTATAAATTAACCAACCAATTACAAATAAACCTATAAATTCAATATTCAAATACAATAAAGCAACAAACTAATCAATTACATGCACTATAAATATTGTTCTTGTtaactgttaaaataaaatataaatattacatgataaACTTGAACTTAAAACACTTAAAGTGAAAGttagaaatgctgccttggcaattaactaaaatgagttgaagttgaagtactaaaatgacaaatagaaactgaaattaaaataaattaaagctaaatattaaaaaaataataataaataaaaatgacaaaatcaagaaaattactaaaaacctaaacacattcaaattaacactgaaaatataaaaataaaagctaataattcaaaatattcatattttaacagtattatataaataatactaaaagtaaaattaacCAATAATCTCTGAATTCACTATTTAACTAAACAAATCAAATGCTATTAATACAATTGAATATATTCTATCAAAGTTTAAAATGGTGCTTGAACTGTATAACAAACAACAACGTACAAGCATCAAAAACAGGACGCTCTTATCTTATAAGCACTGATTAAATGagctattttaattatttgtgatAAGTCAATTGTAGTGAAATTCAGTacatttactaaatatttaacattactTAAAAGGGTATTTACAGTAATTAAATTTAGGTCAAGCTGACAAAAAGAAGCTTGACAATCAAGAGTCTCATATTCAGCTGATCCCTCCATTTCTACACTCTACACTGCTGACACGAGGCACAGGACGTCCCAGCAGTCCAGCGGCTGACGGATCTGCAGACGCCACCCACCTGCAGTGATGGCGACGCTTGGCAATCCAGAACTCAGAGTCGCAGTTGAAACAGTGAGAAGCCATGTGATCCGGGACCCATCTGGTGACCTGTGAGTCCGGAAACGAGGTGTTAGACTCTCTGATTGCTATTAGTTGTAGCATTAGTAGGAAAGAGTGTGGATCGCTCACCTCCGTGTCCTTCCTCTCCACGCGGTCCCAGCTGCCCTCGCTGAAGCGATCCTCGCTGTGATTGGACAGAGAGTCTTCCTCGTCACTGCCGTCAGACTCCCGCAGGCACGTCTGGAGGGACAACAGACAAAAGATACTCATTGCAGAACCATGGGATTAAGATGAATGTGAGCACATCGCATCTGAACGCATCCTAAAGCAGCAATCAACCACTGCACTGAAACAAACTTCAAAACTTAACATGCTCACCAAAATAATGTGTGTTTGAAACACAtcatacacatttatttaaataaatcctAGCCTTCTGAAATGTGATATTCACATTAGGGCAAACAGGCGAGCTACAAGTTTAAAATAATCAAGATATACATATCTGTATATAGTtatctgtatatatgtatatagttcTCACAACTATAAATACAATCACAAAACTTGCACAAACCTCAAAGTTCcacgtcaaaatcaaatattttagtcagaaaCATATTCTCTCTTGTCAGAATCAAACTTTGGCCTCAGAcgacacacaaatacacagaatATTTTCTTGCCCAGTGAACACTAGTGAGATCAAAACCTCTTATTGGGATTCAGGAATAGTTTTGCAGCTCAATGTCTATTACAGTATACAACACAAGTAGAGGGGTGCagatacagtaaaatacaaCGTGCTtaaagaaaagtttatttacGTTACACTACTGTAACGTGATCTTACAGCAGATGAAAAGCACTAGAAAAGCTCAAATACCAAAGAACTGAATATGAACTCAGTATGCAGCACAATACAGTATTACTGTCAATTCTAGTACagtaaaagataaataaataattcagcaTCATCTGCTCCTTCAGCCGAGTTTCATTACAGTATACAGTACTACAGCAGTTCTCTATGTACCTTCCCTAGGCGGTCATTTCTCAGTTctgaaaaaatacagtacaggtaaaaaaaaacaattggcTACAACAAATAAATTGGACAATCATGAGTTTGATGGTATAGATAGAACAGTAGATGATTCCTTCAGCTCTCTCTCCAGTGTTAGGATGTATTTTCTAAAGCACAATCACTTGTGCTcgtatttcaataaataaataaaaaatggcgccctctgcaggaaTTTGTTATAATATGTAATGTACACAAGTTGATTGATTATACtatgtatattacattatgtatttttacagtgttgttcaataaaattATGTGATTACATGATCCTAGCCTTCAAAATGAGTTGAGGAGGTTTTTCCATCCCCAAATTTAAGaacttttaaaggattagttcactttaaaattaaattaccccaagatttactcaccctcaagccatcctaggtgtatgagactttcttctttctgatgaacacaatcagagttatattaaaggattagttcacttagttcctgataatttacttacccccataTCATcgaagatgtttatgtctttctttcttcagtcgaaaagaaatgaaggtttttgaggaaaacattccaggatttttctccatatagtggacttcactggggttcaacaggttgaaggtccaaatgtcagtttcagtgcagcttcaaagagctctacacgatcccagatgaggaataagagtcttatctagagaaacgattggtcatttactaaaaaaaataaaataatatactttttaaccacaaatgctcatcttgcactgctctgtgatgctccacgcatcacgtaatcacgttggaaaggtcacgcgtgacgtaggcggaagtaccgatccagtgtctacaaagtgaatgtgcaaagactaagacAAACGCTCGTTACAAAAAAGGTgaaacaacaatgtcggacgattttgaagttggaggagaaaatgagatggagatgcagagcagtgcaagacgagcatttgtggttaaaaagtatatacatttttattttatttttagaaaatgacagatggtttctctagataagacccttattcctcatcccTTATTCCATTATaagagtcctttgaagctgcactgaaactgatatttggaccttcaacccgttgaaccccagtgaagtccactatatggagaaaagtcctggaatgttttcctcaaaccttaatttctttttgactgaagaaggAAAGACataatttgaatatggaaggaggtctggtggaagctagatattttacttcataacttgttaaatagggatatttttcttacataaaCTCATTGCTTCgcatcagaaggcctttattaaccccccggagccgtgtggagtacgtttatgaaggatggatgcactttcttcagctcatacttgtgagtcatgacccctgttcactgccagtttggatgcgtcaggatatttattactataactccgattgtgttcatcagaaagaaaaaagtcatatacacctaggatggcttgacgttgagtaaatcttggggtaatattcattttaaagtgaactaatcctttaaaatgatatttaagcTTTCTGTTATaccatttaagatatttaatacccttaaatttgatcaaactAAAGAGTTTCAAGGACACTCAGGGACCATAATACATTTACTTTCATAGAAATCAGTTTGCATGTCCATACACAGGTCTAATGGGAAACGTGCATATGTAGGAACTTACAATATCATCCTCATAGTCGACGTCCGGCTCGGAGGGCGGCGTGCAGAACTGTTTGCTCTCTAGTTTGAGCTGAAGCTGCCGAACCTGCCGCCTCAACACCTCCACCTCCTGTTTGTAATTGGCTTCGATCTGCCGCAGCCGCTGCTGCACCGCGTCCACCGCGACCGGCAAACCGTCGTCGTCCAGGTACGCGGGAGCCAGAGATCCACCTGAGGAGGGTGAAGAATGGGAGGGTAGAAGCTGCCGGAAGGACGGTCCCATTGCTAATGAAGAGGCGGCTGAGGAACAAAGAGCGGCGTAGCTTGAGTTCTTCACGGCGGAGAACCAACCCGACTGGATCGGACTTCCAGGAGTGCGCAAAGGGTCACGACGACAACACGGCCCACCGTTTGCGCTTCCGCCTTGGGCGCGAAGAAGCTTGTTTGCCAATCGACGGCCGTGATAGCTTCCGTGCTGAATGGCGCCACCGCAGGCCGACTGGACAAGGCCCTGGACGCTGTCCCATTGGGATCCAAGTAGGGAAAGATCAGTCAACTGGCTTTGGGAAATCAGACGCCGTGCTGCTTTGGCGTAGTCGGCAGGTGGTGGCCGTTCTCTCACGGAAACGAGTTCTCCATTCCGTATGGCCTCAGTCTTTTTTGCTTCAACTGGGATGTGTGATTCAATCCTAGCTGGAGCGCTGTCGCTTTGCTCCGTTATCGTCTCAACGGACGCCTCCATTGGAGAAAAGTGTTTGAGCTCGGAGTTCAGAGAGCTGCTAGTGTTTTCTACGTGTGCAAAGCCATTACAAAGAGAAGGCGGATTTGAGGTTGTGGAAGTAATTTCTGCAGTCCTGACTTCCACTTCCTGTGGTAAAGGTGGGAGGGGGCTGATTGGGATTTGAGGCGGGGCTTGATTTAAAACTGTAAGAGGCGGGGTCTGATCTAATGCTAAGGGGTGGGGCAAAGACGGCAGAGGCTGGGTTGTCAAACAAGGCTCCGCCCTTAAATCATCCTCATGTTGCTCACAGGACATTGAAGAAACTATTTCCTCACACGTCTCCGACTCCTGCTCATCGCTGACCAATCCAGTGATCGGCATGTCCTGGATCGACAACGGCTGATTGGACTCCAGCGCTGGCCGTCCCTCCTGGCAGTGCTTGTTGAGGTTGGGGTCACTTGAGGTGCGAGTGAGCGTCACGCCGTTCTCACAAGCAGACACCAAGTTGTCCATCGACCGTGTTTTGGGAAGCCTGAGTGAATGGAAAAACACACAATGTCAGTGTGCTTCAGTTCTCCACAAGAGGGCAGAATCTGAACACACAAATCAAAGCATCTCAGTACAGTGACTCATCATCATCAAGGTTTATATTTACTAAAATTGCGTTATTTTTTGTCTTGAAAAGCAAacgtaatgtttttttaaaaaaaatctttgtgtttaataaatatactgAAAAATATTCTGCTAAAACAGTGAAAATGTCACTAAGGCAAGTAAAGAAAActaaaagttttataaaaataaaacattatttaatgttttataaaaaaaaaaaatatttaatgctttataaaaaacactttgccttttgtttaataaaaatataaaaaacaaatattttgtttaaaacactCAAAATGTTGCCAACGCAATTAAAGccaacataatattttataaaaattatttaatgctTCACAGAAAttcttagtttttttgtttcataaacATACAGacacttaaaattattttgcttaaaaacaaacactgaaaatgtcaCTAGGGCAAGTAAAGCAAActtattactttataaaaaattaaataaatgtataaaaaaatataacattaatagttttataaatattatatgctttataacatattatatgtacattaataatatataataatataataataaagctTTATATGAAtacttgtttaataaaaatactgacacttaaaaatattttgctgaaaacattgaaaatgtcACTAGGAAGTAAAGcaaactaaatgttttataaaaatattcagtgctttataaaaaaatactttgctttttgtttaataaaaatagtgTCTCgcataaatattttgtttaaaacatacatttcaaatgtacacttaataaacttaatattttataaaaatgatttaatgctTCATAAAaattctttgttgttttttttgtttaatacgTAAACATTCAGacacttaaaaatattttgcttaaaaaacactgaaaatgtcaTCAGGCCAAGTAAAGCAAACTTAATGCTttctaaaaattatttaatgccttttaaaaataattagctttttgtttaataaaaacactgacacttGAACTAATGAACTACAGACTGGATCAGCAGGAAGTCCTGCAATCTGTAATTTACTGGCAGcaagtgtgctgaaatctgATAGTAGAGAAAGAGGCGCATCACGATATTACTTTCGGGAAAGTTGGTTGGAACTTGGCCAAATAAAGATTCAGCGAAGCAATATGCGGCCAAATGTAATTGTGAAGCATTTCAAGCACTGGAACCTGCTACTGAGCGAAATTAATCTGCGCGGTCACCTGTCGAGAGAGCGCGAGGTGAACTCCTCTCCTTGTGCCGAAGGGCTCAGGTAGATCTCCATGGCGTCTTCGGCCGCTGTGCACGGTGATGACGTCGGCAGATAAACGGCCGTCCACAACTGCAGAGCCCGCGTGTGACATACCGGCTGCAAAACCTGCAAATGAGGCAATCACAAACATTACGACACACAAACcaatttattgaacactgaactgacttgatCTGAATAacaacactattgtctttttagagctgctttatttgatgaagtttgattctgttattttcctgtttattactgtgaagctgctttgaaacaatctgtactgtTTGAAGCACTacagaaataaagctgacttgactttatgtgtgtgtttgtatccTGTGCTGACCATATCATGGCAGGGGATGTAGAGGAAGTTCTGGAAGTTCTTGTTGCCGGTGCGGAGGAGTGACCAGACGGAGCAGGTGCGTTTATAGACGTTACGAGCCTCTCGCTCTTTCGCGTTGTTGCACAGGAAGGTGCCGTACAGACAGGAGTATGTGTGCTGAACCAGTTTCACCTAGAATAAATTAGTTAATTAGCATAAAATTAGAAAACAACAACGTCTGAATGTGACCTACAGATAATATAAACTGATTATTTATCGTCCCTGCATAATCAGGAAAAAGGGATACATCACAAAGTCAAGATTTGCTCAACGGTTTTAAAATCCACATTTTCTGCTCcaaaattattataaacatccaataataataataattcaaaaatcAATCATAATATAACAGACATTACAAAAGTACCATGTTTACTTGTTATtcacaaaatctttaacaacaTTTGTGAATgagtgtttttatatttctccatcaaGTTCACCGTCTTTTGGTCTGATtttcaaaaagctttttttttttgcttcaattccaagtttgtagtgttgtgatGCTCCTCGTAGAtgattggtttggttcatggcttataaccctttaacaaagactattttaaaatccctatggggaaaaaaataacttCCGAAACCAGCTCCGATTAAAAAAGGGGGCGGGCCCTAATGCACTTTATGCCCCGCCCTacagtaaataaaagtaaaggCTACGTACCAGAAAGGCCTCGTTGAACTCAAACAGGCAGGGGAACTGCTTCAAGAGCTGATGAACACAGTCCAGCCACTGCAGGAACACCGGACACTGTTCACTCACATCGTCACTGTTCTCCTGATGACCGCAGCGGTCCGCAAACTTGTGACCGTAATCCAACCACTCGGTCTCTACCAGCACCTGAAAACCCTGCGGACACAATCGGAAAGtattgtaaatgtattattcagtaatattaatttaactgcactgacattatcagatgagaacaaaaGGTTGTTGAAAACCCCTGGACAGGAGCAGGACTCCTTCACATTTACCTCTATGGTTCTGTAGAAGGGATCCAGAAGGATCTTTGCAAGGGCCACAATCTGAGGGGTCCGATCCCAGCCGTCTGAGCAGTGAACCAGCACCGGACGTCCATCCCGCTCCACCGCAGAGCAAACCAGAGTGGCGGCTTTCAGCATGACGGACAGATGCTGGAGCCAACGGGTGCTTTCCAGAGCGGAGAGCCAGCTGGAGAGAGCCAACGGGAGATTCGGGTTACAAAAGTCAAAATGCAACTTGATAGAGACAATGTACGTGCAGAGAGAGCTAAAAATAACTTCAGATGTCCTTGAAATGTTCTCAGCTCAGGTTATTCTTTAAAGTTAATACTTCAGATTGACTGAAAAACTTGATTGCTAAATGGAAAATTGGGTGACACTATACTTGAAGCCtttataaataatgcaatataaacttatttttaatgcattaattatgccatgtaatgcaccttataatgcattaataatCATAACCTCAGTTATAATACACACGACAAGCAAAGTcaaatataatgcattttaacttggattacaattatttatggatatttatataaaagatataatgcattacaatgtacattatgaatacctttataatgcattatacaaaAAGGCCTTGTTAATGAAAATTGCTGCATTCGATGCTTTAAAACTGCACTGAAGTTCATTTTGAACACTTCAGAAAGCTAGAAACAAAATCAAACCGAAccaaatgttaaatattataaagcatatgcatatataggcctatatatgtacagtatatgctttatagtatttaaatataaatagaatataaattatttaaatagaaatatacactctaccgttcaaaagtttggggtcagtatttttttttttttttaataatgtttttcagcaaggatggatGAAATTGataaagtgtcagtaaagacatttataatgttacaaaagatttatgtttcctgtgaaaaaaaatgtttccacaaaaatatgaagcagcacaactgttttcaacattgataataatcagaaatgtttcttgagcagtaaatcagcatattagaatgatttctgaaggatcatgtgacactgaagactggagtaatgatgctgaaaattcagctttgatcacaggaataaattacattttactacatattcacatagaaaacagctgttttaaattgtaataatatttcacatttttactgtatttttgatcaaataaatgcagccacggtgagcagaagaggctctttcaaaatcatttgcAAAATCAAAATcgtcttaccaaccccaaacgtttgaacaggAGTGTATATTAATTTCAGCATGGCGATGCAGCACTTACTTGCCGGGATCTGGGATCTGACTGCAAACCGCTCGAAGCGACTGAAAGCTGTTTCTGATGGAGTGGATGTTGGCCATGCCCATAAACATCACCTCACAGTTGGGATAGTACTCTAAAAGCACAAATAAACCAGAGAGGAAACAGACTTCagtcaacaaacaaacaaaaatttatgcaatatcccaaaaaaGGCGGATGGAAACAGCTAATGTCGTGCAACAATGTCAAGAGATTTACTACAGAGAGTCTGTCATGAGTTGACCAGCACTAACCTTCACACTCGCAGCCTCCTCCTTTGGCACGGTTTGCCACGGCGGCGGTGTACGAACGGGCATCGAGAATCAGTAACTTCTGGGCCGCGGCGCTGGCGTCAGGAGCGGGACATCCCGTCAGAGATGAGTCTGAGGACAAGACAGAGTGGATCGATTAGAAAGGAATACTGACATACTGCCTACTACATACTACACTGCATGAACGGCATACCATGAACAGGTCTGGGGGCAAAAATGgcatcaaaatgaacaaaaatgtccCCCAAATTGAAGATAAGGGGGCAAAATAATATCAGTACTGCTTTACAAAAAGGTCCTATTAGTTAACgatagttaatgcattattaacattaacaacaagcaatacatttgttacaatattcATTAAACTGCTAATGTTAGttgataaaaatacattgttagtttatgttaagtaatgttaacaaatgaaaccttactgtaaagtgttaccaaaatatcaATATTACAACATCAAAGGCAATAATCGACAATAAtgattttttgtcataataCTGCAGTCCTAGCCTTTTAACGAGTTcctgttttttcattttataatgtatatacTTAGGTTTGTAGGCTATTTACTTCATGCAACTGCTGTGTAAATACACCTATGCCACTTTTGAACAGTCTATAATTGTAAAAGCATTTGACATAAGCCAACAGATACATTTATTAAGGTCCtggtaattattaaaatttccCTTGTGCAAATGCAAATATTGCCCCTTAATGTGAAAAGTTAATTTCTGCAGCACAACAGAGTCGCCCCATAAGACTCATTTTAATGCAACGCAAATGCAGTTATAATTCTTCAGTCTGTCCCGCTGGAAAAATAAATGACGGCTGCATGCGGAGAAACTTCTGGCATCACGACAGCACTGATACTTTCTGCACAAGACAGCCAATTCACTTAGGACCATTAAGATGAGAGAGACTTTACAGAGGCCAGCCAAAACTGGACCAGAAGAGTCCAGAGATGAGTCTTGACTCAGCAAAAACACTGACACGCCTGCATTCGGTGGAACACATCTAATTAAAAAGAGTGATTGCATAAAGTAATGTAACTCAGGATAAATGATTATTGGAACAGAACCGCCCTGAACAGAATAAATgaatcaattacattttatgtagAAGATAAGTGGGGCTTGTTTATCCAAATCTCTCCACCGTTCACcgtacaataaataaatacagataaCATGGCTGGTTTTCAAAGAGTAATGCGGCACATGCACGCTACGTAAAGTCTGTGCAATGCATTTATACACTCTGTCCTAGAGCAACAATATTCATAGTACACGATGCCAGGTttagtaaaacaaaaacagattaGTAAACAAGCTAGAGCAGAGGTGAATGAGTTTTTGTTTGGAGTTCGTTTTTATAAACAGGAGTCATGTAAGTGCCTTGGTTAATAGCTGCAAAGTTAagacgctcaaagttcagtgcaaagggagatattttcttttacagaaattgatttttaaggactacaacaagcagctggtagggactacaacgagcttcttcatgagttagtgacatcactaaccctaaaatttacataaaccccgccctcaagaacacacaacaaggccatgttgggctgctttagagaagaggaagagttgctgtagtagagtgttgttgacatgccgtcattttacgccggactgcttcacaaacgagggtcaattcaacgctggatttgcacaaaagattaacatgacggcacatgctagtggatgagttgaatcaactccacagcaactacataaatttatccactaaccattcagaaacgtccagtttcattctaaaagttgtaacttcttcctgagtctctccatcagtgtcgactccggtttgaacaatgtaaggctgaggcaatcctcattttggctgcgtgagattcaccagctttgttgttgttgagcaaccgaagcgcgagctgttaaagctccgtcctcttctggaaagggggccgggagcagcagcttatttgcatttaaagggacacacactacaactgcgtgtttttgctcacacccaataggggcaaatttgacaagctataataaatgatctgtggggtattttgagctgaaacttcacagacacattctggggacaccagagacttatattacatcttgtgaaaaggggcattatggGCCCCCTTTAACGCATT
This Ctenopharyngodon idella isolate HZGC_01 chromosome 5, HZGC01, whole genome shotgun sequence DNA region includes the following protein-coding sequences:
- the mtmr4 gene encoding myotubularin-related protein 4 isoform X4; translation: MGEEGPPSLEYIQARDLFPQKELVKEDDALQVPFPVLQGEWVEFLGRADDAIIAISNYRLHIKFKDSIINMYPGVDSEISVPLRLIEGVESRDMFQLHIICKDSKVVRCHFSTFKQCEEWLKRLNRAIAHPARLEELFALAYHAWCLGGNTDDEDQHLHLCRPGDHVRHRMEVEVKRMGFDMQNAWRVSDINSNYKLCSSYPQKLLVPVWITDKELESVASFRSWKRIPVVVYRHQRNGAVIARCSQPEISWWGWRNTEDEYLVTSIAKACQLDAGPRACRTRGDGPDSSDSDFDSSLTGCPAPDASAAAQKLLILDARSYTAAVANRAKGGGCECEEYYPNCEVMFMGMANIHSIRNSFQSLRAVCSQIPDPGNWLSALESTRWLQHLSVMLKAATLVCSAVERDGRPVLVHCSDGWDRTPQIVALAKILLDPFYRTIEGFQVLVETEWLDYGHKFADRCGHQENSDDVSEQCPVFLQWLDCVHQLLKQFPCLFEFNEAFLVKLVQHTYSCLYGTFLCNNAKEREARNVYKRTCSVWSLLRTGNKNFQNFLYIPCHDMVLQPVCHTRALQLWTAVYLPTSSPCTAAEDAMEIYLSPSAQGEEFTSRSLDRLPKTRSMDNLVSACENGVTLTRTSSDPNLNKHCQEGRPALESNQPLSIQDMPITGLVSDEQESETCEEIVSSMSCEQHEDDLRAEPCLTTQPLPSLPHPLALDQTPPLTVLNQAPPQIPISPLPPLPQEVEVRTAEITSTTSNPPSLCNGFAHVENTSSSLNSELKHFSPMEASVETITEQSDSAPARIESHIPVEAKKTEAIRNGELVSVRERPPPADYAKAARRLISQSQLTDLSLLGSQWDSVQGLVQSACGGAIQHGSYHGRRLANKLLRAQGGSANGGPCCRRDPLRTPGSPIQSGWFSAVKNSSYAALCSSAASSLAMGPSFRQLLPSHSSPSSGGSLAPAYLDDDGLPVAVDAVQQRLRQIEANYKQEVEVLRRQVRQLQLKLESKQFCTPPSEPDVDYEDDITCLRESDGSDEEDSLSNHSEDRFSEGSWDRVERKDTEVSDPHSFLLMLQLIAIRESNTSFPDSQVTRWVPDHMASHCFNCDSEFWIAKRRHHCRNCGNVFCKDCCHLKLPIPDQQLYDPVLVCNTCYDQLLESRTRELRSQQLKKPIATASS
- the mtmr4 gene encoding myotubularin-related protein 4 isoform X3, which gives rise to MSRTNRISCSMLNCFGEEGPPSLEYIQARDLFPQKELVKEDDALQVPFPVLQGEWVEFLGRADDAIIAISNYRLHIKFKDSIINVPLRLIEGVESRDMFQLHIICKDSKVVRCHFSTFKQCEEWLKRLNRAIAHPARLEELFALAYHAWCLGGNTDDEDQHLHLCRPGDHVRHRMEVEVKRMGFDMQNAWRVSDINSNYKLCSSYPQKLLVPVWITDKELESVASFRSWKRIPVVVYRHQRNGAVIARCSQPEISWWGWRNTEDEYLVTSIAKACQLDAGPRACRTRGDGPDSSDSDFDSSLTGCPAPDASAAAQKLLILDARSYTAAVANRAKGGGCECEEYYPNCEVMFMGMANIHSIRNSFQSLRAVCSQIPDPGNWLSALESTRWLQHLSVMLKAATLVCSAVERDGRPVLVHCSDGWDRTPQIVALAKILLDPFYRTIEGFQVLVETEWLDYGHKFADRCGHQENSDDVSEQCPVFLQWLDCVHQLLKQFPCLFEFNEAFLVKLVQHTYSCLYGTFLCNNAKEREARNVYKRTCSVWSLLRTGNKNFQNFLYIPCHDMVLQPVCHTRALQLWTAVYLPTSSPCTAAEDAMEIYLSPSAQGEEFTSRSLDRLPKTRSMDNLVSACENGVTLTRTSSDPNLNKHCQEGRPALESNQPLSIQDMPITGLVSDEQESETCEEIVSSMSCEQHEDDLRAEPCLTTQPLPSLPHPLALDQTPPLTVLNQAPPQIPISPLPPLPQEVEVRTAEITSTTSNPPSLCNGFAHVENTSSSLNSELKHFSPMEASVETITEQSDSAPARIESHIPVEAKKTEAIRNGELVSVRERPPPADYAKAARRLISQSQLTDLSLLGSQWDSVQGLVQSACGGAIQHGSYHGRRLANKLLRAQGGSANGGPCCRRDPLRTPGSPIQSGWFSAVKNSSYAALCSSAASSLAMGPSFRQLLPSHSSPSSGGSLAPAYLDDDGLPVAVDAVQQRLRQIEANYKQEVEVLRRQVRQLQLKLESKQFCTPPSEPDVDYEDDITCLRESDGSDEEDSLSNHSEDRFSEGSWDRVERKDTEVSDPHSFLLMLQLIAIRESNTSFPDSQVTRWVPDHMASHCFNCDSEFWIAKRRHHCRNCGNVFCKDCCHLKLPIPDQQLYDPVLVCNTCYDQLLESRTRELRSQQLKKPIATASS